In Xyrauchen texanus isolate HMW12.3.18 chromosome 45, RBS_HiC_50CHRs, whole genome shotgun sequence, a single window of DNA contains:
- the LOC127637495 gene encoding transmembrane protein 121B-like — MTSEIIKDISVSSFPQPDSPVSSAPENGQLLFIRNVASRRGTQTTSGSANLEEGSSQPLVTSSTAEPPSYTMTSGEFMQSTPLFVQRSKKNLFYKILCFLVLVLQGGMLDFYLIVFTDLYWCSWIATDLVVISGWAIFFMKNARSKRERACGFHQKSSIFGCNLGEFTFAYLAWLIYVIASIPKVVLVLETSILDLIALKVPFGITGFKITMLLCAPLLFCLINSIIEDLNGATRFHSQGCFMSTCIDLLDSFTLVEMLLKNDIPNLYLKYTVMSVYFIALGVPVIWLYELTASEMNCRWIWARFFTGVLINAPLLVVRCCLVFVYKTSISVFMFKNMFFLGCKCLELIEQSVSLRGVRRFARGRGGNPAQFSHCVSENDMCPHGYVNTLAVNTRKCAH, encoded by the coding sequence atgacatctgaaatcATTAAAGACATCTCCGTGTCCAGCTTTCCCCAACCCGACTCACCTGTCTCGTCAGCACCAGAAAACGGACAGCTGTTATTCATCCGAAACGTCGCGTCCAGGAGGGGCACACAGACAACCAGCGGCAGTGCCAACCTCGAGGAGGGCAGCTCCCAACCCCTGGTAACTTCATCCACAGCCGAACCCCCGTCTTACACCATGACATCGGGCGAATTCATGCAATCCACACCTCTGTTCGTGCAGAGGTCCAAGAAGAACCTATTTTATAAGATCTTGTGTTTTCTCGTGCTCGTTCTCCAAGGTGGCATGTTGGATTTCTACCTCATCGTCTTCACGGATCTCTACTGGTGCTCGTGGATAGCCACGGATTTGGTGGTTATATCGGGATGGGCGATCTTCTTCATGAAAAACGCCAGGAGCAAGCGAGAACGAGCCTGTGGTTTCCACCAGAAGAGCTCTATCTTCGGTTGCAACCTCGGGGAGTTCACCTTCGCCTACCTGGCATGGCTCATCTACGTGATCGCCTCCATCCCGAAAGTGGTGCTCGTTTTGGAAACGTCCATCCTCGACCTCATTGCCCTGAAGGTGCCGTTCGGCATCACCGGTTTCAAAATAACCATGTTACTCTGTGCGCCTTTGCTTTTCTGTCTCATCAACTCCATCATTGAAGATCTGAACGGTGCCACGCGCTTCCACTCCCAAGGTTGCTTCATGAGCACCTGCATAGACCTCCTAGACAGCTTCACCTTGGTGGAAATGCTGCTTAAGAACGACATTCCCAACCTTTACCTCAAGTACACGGTGATGTCTGTGTATTTCATCGCATTGGGCGTTCCGGTGATATGGCTTTACGAGTTGACGGCCTCGGAGATGAACTGTCGCTGGATCTGGGCGAGGTTCTTCACCGGCGTGCTGATCAACGCACCGTTGTTGGTGGTCAGATGTTGCCTCGTCTTCGTTTACAAAACGTCCATATCGGTTTTCATGTTCAAAAACATGTTCTTTTTGGGGTGTAAGTGCCTGGAGCTGATTGAGCAGAGCGTGTCTTTAAGAGGTGTCCGGAGGTTTGCACGTGGACGTGGGGGCAACCCAGCCCAGTTCTCCCATTGCGTTTCGGAAAACGACATGTGTCCTCACGGCTATGTGAACACACTGGCTGTAAATACTCGTAAATGCGCTCATTAG
- the LOC127637814 gene encoding interleukin-17 receptor A-like isoform X1, giving the protein MSFLYLRGAVFFTFIPVVLNLRVLDDGLSLNCTQKEVPCKANINNCIYDGCLKPSDFTPSGPDDLTVRIDVRNNTKGDPEPVIVAEWKAKDDGSIQFLKGTEFSVMKSSTNEHLCVHYMFLQHFETMRKSNGEKWSFSLDKVVVDPGSMYVVTVSNIPKPNKQDTSYNIVKSVVVPGCEDPLMQQTNICLESGDTWQPDITLEKSTDCCKKNSVFWIICVGICLLIFGIGFCGIYLCCRKPKKGQEMPVKAPLEQPVPSGPRSVLIIYSRDHPLYADIVLKLCAFLRAKCGTEVVLDILDTAWLGTIGQLPWIEQQKRRIEQSSDKILVLCSRGVQAKWRAICGDPPVLLREDVCSPEGDMLTLALQLITPDMQRPASYGKYLVAYFDDISSEGDVPSLFDIAVKYKLMKYFEELYFRILDMEKYQQGMVHCIKAIGEDEYFSCPTGKALRDAIETFQAYQIETPDWFESECVNSEVEVRGETSTLLGISIPPIYKLQPLCNSGFPILVNRVEIHQEPQSVCAVIPQIRVMSEESSVMIIKPRVQPEHSSVLSFHPTVKPPPEIPIVGMIPVGLESYPCLLAEPVPVQSSHPPVESRWNEMFLMGEPSDNCLTTSNEGQTQVSFAMPSENALQQLLALQRFLTAFEIPAPPPSMEDSFHLDQEMDMSQPVEMEENEMEGASETRPSRGSDQGYSSRYSNVREEPQVSIVPKKEELYINGPIS; this is encoded by the exons ATGAGTTTCTTGTACCTTAGAGGTGCTGTGTTTTTCACCTTTATACCTGTTGTGCTGAATCTGCGAGTTCTGGATGATGGACTCTCTCTAAACTGTACACAAAAA gaaGTTCCATGTAAAGCAAACATTA ATAACTGCATATATGATGGCTGTCTCAAGCCTTCGGATTTCACACCTAGTGGGCCAGATGATTTAACAGTGCGTATTGATGTAAGAAATAATACAAAAGGTGATCCGGAGCCCGTGATTGTGGCAGAATGGAAAGCAAAGGATGATG GAAGTATACAGTTTTTGAAAGGAACAGAGTTTAGTGTGATGAAGTCATCTACCAATGAACACCTGTGTGTACATTACATGTTCCTCCAACATTTTGAGACCATGAGAAAAAGTAATGGTGAAAAA tGGTCTTTTTCTCTGGATAAAGTTGTGGTAGATCCAGGCAGCATGTATGTTGTGACTGTCTCTAACATTCCCAAGCCAAATAAACAGGATACCAGTTACAACATCGTCAAAAGTGTTGTTGTTCCAG GTTGTGAAGATCCTTTGATGCAACAGACCAACATCTGTTTGGAGAGCG GAGATACATGGCAACCCGATATTACCTTGGAGAAGTCCACGGATTGTTGCAAGAAGAACtctgtattttggatcatttGTGTTGGTATTTGCCTTCTAATTTTTGGCATCGGCTTTTGTGGCATTTATTTGTGCTGCAGGAAACCAAAGAAAG gtCAAGAAATGCCAGTAAAGGCCCCTCTCGAGCAGCCTGTACCAAGTGGCCCTCGATCTGTACTGATTATCTACTCCAGAGATCACCCCCTGTACGCAGACATAGTGCTGAAGCTCTGTGCCTTCCTGCGAGCCAAATGTGGTACTGAGGTTGTGTTAGACATACTTGACACTGCTTGGCTTGGCACCATTGGCCAGCTACCATGGATTGAACAACAAAAGCGACGTATTGAGCAGTCTTCAGACAAGATCCTGGTCCTCTGCTCCCGAGGAGTGCAGGCCAAGTGGAGGGCAATCTGTGGCGACCCTCCCGTCCTCCTACGAGAAGATGTTTGCTCTCCGGAGGGTGATATGCTAACCCTCGCCCTTCAGCTGATTACACCTGATATGCAGCGTCCAGCTTCCTATGGAAAGTATTTGGTTGCATACTTTGATGACATAAGCAGCGAAGGTGATGTGCCATCTCTGTTTGACATTGCAGTCAAGTACAAGCTGATGAAGTATTTCGAAGAGCTCTACTTCCGTATCCTTGATATGGAGAAATATCAACAGGGGATGGTGCATTGTATTAAAGCCATCGGCGAGGATGAGTACTTCAGTTGCCCCACAGGCAAAGCCTTGAGGGATGCAATAGAAACCTTCCAGGCCTACCAAATTGAAACTCCAGACTggtttgagagtgagtgtgtaaacAGCGAAGTGGAGGTGAGAGGAGAAACCAGCACACTTCTTGGCATTTCAATACCGCCAATCTATAAGTTACAACCGTTGTGTAATAGTGGATTTCCAATCCTTGTGAATAGGGTGGAAATCCATCAAGAGCCCCAGAGTGTTTGTGCCGTAATTCCCCAAATTCGAGTCATGTCCGAAGAGTCGTCTGTGATGATTATTAAACCCAGGGTCCAACCAGAGCACAGCTCAGTACTTTCTTTTCACCCAACAGTAAAACCCCCTCCTGAAATACCCATAGTTGGTATGATCCCAGTAGGCCTAGAAAGCTACCCTTGTCTGCTTGCTGAACCTGTACCCGTGCAATCCTCACATCCTCCAGTTGAATCAAGATGGAATGAAATGTTTCTAATGGGAGAACCGTCAGATAATTGTCTGACAACAAGCAATGAAGGCCAGACTCAAGTGTCCTTTGCCATGCCTTCTGAAAATGCTCTCCAGCAGCTGTTGGCCCTGCAACGTTTTTTAACTGCTTTTGAGATCCCAGCACCTCCACCATCAATGGAGGATAGCTTCCATCTAGACCAGGAGATGGACATGTCCCAGCCAGTGGAGATGGAGGAAAATGAAATGGAGGGAGCCTCTGAGACAAGACCATCACGAGGGTCAGATCAGGGATACAGTTCCAGGTATTCCAATGTAAGGGAAGAGCCCCAAGTCTCCATTGTGCCCAAAAAGGAAGAACTCTACATAAACGGCCCAATTTCTTAA
- the LOC127637814 gene encoding interleukin-17 receptor A-like isoform X2: protein MMWSFSLDKVVVDPGSMYVVTVSNIPKPNKQDTSYNIVKSVVVPGCEDPLMQQTNICLESGDTWQPDITLEKSTDCCKKNSVFWIICVGICLLIFGIGFCGIYLCCRKPKKGQEMPVKAPLEQPVPSGPRSVLIIYSRDHPLYADIVLKLCAFLRAKCGTEVVLDILDTAWLGTIGQLPWIEQQKRRIEQSSDKILVLCSRGVQAKWRAICGDPPVLLREDVCSPEGDMLTLALQLITPDMQRPASYGKYLVAYFDDISSEGDVPSLFDIAVKYKLMKYFEELYFRILDMEKYQQGMVHCIKAIGEDEYFSCPTGKALRDAIETFQAYQIETPDWFESECVNSEVEVRGETSTLLGISIPPIYKLQPLCNSGFPILVNRVEIHQEPQSVCAVIPQIRVMSEESSVMIIKPRVQPEHSSVLSFHPTVKPPPEIPIVGMIPVGLESYPCLLAEPVPVQSSHPPVESRWNEMFLMGEPSDNCLTTSNEGQTQVSFAMPSENALQQLLALQRFLTAFEIPAPPPSMEDSFHLDQEMDMSQPVEMEENEMEGASETRPSRGSDQGYSSRYSNVREEPQVSIVPKKEELYINGPIS, encoded by the exons ATGATG tGGTCTTTTTCTCTGGATAAAGTTGTGGTAGATCCAGGCAGCATGTATGTTGTGACTGTCTCTAACATTCCCAAGCCAAATAAACAGGATACCAGTTACAACATCGTCAAAAGTGTTGTTGTTCCAG GTTGTGAAGATCCTTTGATGCAACAGACCAACATCTGTTTGGAGAGCG GAGATACATGGCAACCCGATATTACCTTGGAGAAGTCCACGGATTGTTGCAAGAAGAACtctgtattttggatcatttGTGTTGGTATTTGCCTTCTAATTTTTGGCATCGGCTTTTGTGGCATTTATTTGTGCTGCAGGAAACCAAAGAAAG gtCAAGAAATGCCAGTAAAGGCCCCTCTCGAGCAGCCTGTACCAAGTGGCCCTCGATCTGTACTGATTATCTACTCCAGAGATCACCCCCTGTACGCAGACATAGTGCTGAAGCTCTGTGCCTTCCTGCGAGCCAAATGTGGTACTGAGGTTGTGTTAGACATACTTGACACTGCTTGGCTTGGCACCATTGGCCAGCTACCATGGATTGAACAACAAAAGCGACGTATTGAGCAGTCTTCAGACAAGATCCTGGTCCTCTGCTCCCGAGGAGTGCAGGCCAAGTGGAGGGCAATCTGTGGCGACCCTCCCGTCCTCCTACGAGAAGATGTTTGCTCTCCGGAGGGTGATATGCTAACCCTCGCCCTTCAGCTGATTACACCTGATATGCAGCGTCCAGCTTCCTATGGAAAGTATTTGGTTGCATACTTTGATGACATAAGCAGCGAAGGTGATGTGCCATCTCTGTTTGACATTGCAGTCAAGTACAAGCTGATGAAGTATTTCGAAGAGCTCTACTTCCGTATCCTTGATATGGAGAAATATCAACAGGGGATGGTGCATTGTATTAAAGCCATCGGCGAGGATGAGTACTTCAGTTGCCCCACAGGCAAAGCCTTGAGGGATGCAATAGAAACCTTCCAGGCCTACCAAATTGAAACTCCAGACTggtttgagagtgagtgtgtaaacAGCGAAGTGGAGGTGAGAGGAGAAACCAGCACACTTCTTGGCATTTCAATACCGCCAATCTATAAGTTACAACCGTTGTGTAATAGTGGATTTCCAATCCTTGTGAATAGGGTGGAAATCCATCAAGAGCCCCAGAGTGTTTGTGCCGTAATTCCCCAAATTCGAGTCATGTCCGAAGAGTCGTCTGTGATGATTATTAAACCCAGGGTCCAACCAGAGCACAGCTCAGTACTTTCTTTTCACCCAACAGTAAAACCCCCTCCTGAAATACCCATAGTTGGTATGATCCCAGTAGGCCTAGAAAGCTACCCTTGTCTGCTTGCTGAACCTGTACCCGTGCAATCCTCACATCCTCCAGTTGAATCAAGATGGAATGAAATGTTTCTAATGGGAGAACCGTCAGATAATTGTCTGACAACAAGCAATGAAGGCCAGACTCAAGTGTCCTTTGCCATGCCTTCTGAAAATGCTCTCCAGCAGCTGTTGGCCCTGCAACGTTTTTTAACTGCTTTTGAGATCCCAGCACCTCCACCATCAATGGAGGATAGCTTCCATCTAGACCAGGAGATGGACATGTCCCAGCCAGTGGAGATGGAGGAAAATGAAATGGAGGGAGCCTCTGAGACAAGACCATCACGAGGGTCAGATCAGGGATACAGTTCCAGGTATTCCAATGTAAGGGAAGAGCCCCAAGTCTCCATTGTGCCCAAAAAGGAAGAACTCTACATAAACGGCCCAATTTCTTAA